One window of Mucilaginibacter inviolabilis genomic DNA carries:
- a CDS encoding efflux RND transporter periplasmic adaptor subunit, translating to MKRSTPINPLIFVAAGLSLLNLFACNSNENKEDVRVPYTVPDSLMKTLVIDTVKVTNITYAIKFNGAVDFNTDKVINIFPLISGTLQDISVMQGDQVKAGQVLGVIKSAEVANYNAALINAETNVRLTAKQLDQQRDLFKSGLASKVDITSAEVNYEQAIAARTAAQRILRINGNNPNGEYVIKSPIDGFIVQKNVTNSISIRTDNSAPMFTISNLKKIWVEANVYEENIGKVHEGDEAEVSTISYPDKVFKGKVDKLMNVLDPNSKVMKMKVVLDNPNFMLKPQMFATVTVNNTENEQAIAVSSSDLIFDHSQYYVIILKGPKDVQIRPVEVSSINGKLAYIKSGVSKGDRLIGSQAVLIYGSLNN from the coding sequence ATGAAAAGATCAACCCCTATAAATCCATTGATTTTTGTTGCAGCAGGACTATCGCTGCTTAATCTTTTTGCCTGTAATTCCAACGAAAACAAAGAGGATGTGAGGGTGCCTTATACCGTTCCGGATTCCTTGATGAAAACACTGGTTATTGATACGGTAAAAGTAACCAACATTACCTACGCCATTAAGTTTAACGGCGCGGTTGATTTTAATACCGATAAGGTTATTAATATATTCCCGCTGATAAGCGGAACTTTGCAGGACATCAGTGTGATGCAGGGCGATCAGGTAAAAGCCGGACAGGTTTTAGGTGTTATTAAAAGCGCCGAGGTTGCCAACTATAACGCGGCCCTCATCAACGCCGAAACCAACGTACGCTTAACCGCCAAACAGCTCGATCAGCAAAGAGATCTGTTTAAAAGCGGCCTGGCCTCAAAGGTGGATATTACCAGTGCCGAGGTTAATTATGAGCAGGCTATAGCGGCCCGTACAGCAGCGCAACGTATCCTGCGGATCAATGGCAATAATCCCAATGGCGAATATGTGATCAAATCACCGATTGATGGTTTTATTGTTCAAAAAAATGTAACCAACAGCATATCTATCCGCACGGATAACAGCGCCCCTATGTTTACCATATCCAACCTTAAAAAAATATGGGTAGAGGCCAACGTGTATGAAGAAAATATAGGCAAAGTACATGAGGGCGACGAGGCCGAAGTAAGTACGATATCATACCCAGATAAAGTTTTCAAAGGGAAGGTAGACAAGCTGATGAATGTGCTTGATCCCAATAGCAAAGTAATGAAAATGAAGGTTGTTCTGGACAACCCGAATTTTATGCTGAAGCCACAGATGTTTGCAACCGTAACAGTAAATAATACCGAGAATGAGCAGGCGATAGCCGTATCGAGCAGCGACCTTATTTTTGACCATAGCCAGTATTATGTGATTATTCTGAAAGGTCCTAAAGATGTACAGATCAGACCGGTGGAAGTATCCAGCATCAACGGGAAACTGGCCTATATCAAAAGCGGGGTATCCAAAGGCGACAGGCTGATTGGCTCGCAGGCGGTACTGATCTATGGGTCATTAAACAACTAA
- a CDS encoding CBM96 family carbohydrate-binding protein yields the protein MRKAFILLPILAMALFASCNKSINRVPTDTGASKALVKGTHSTGTTYYVDPAGSDSNDGQSTATAWQSISKVNTQTFLPGDQILFKAGGSWSGQLLPKGSGSSGSPIVIDMYGTGNKPVINGSGADTTGAVKLIGQSYWQIKNLEVTNKQTAGGTSRLYGIHIKTATSTAFTNVQILNCFVHDVNSYTTESNTTLFNKGTGGIIVGGNNSEVLIKGCHVKDVTVEGIRNTGGTCSHILIDSNLIENVYGDGIVLNGVNNNSAITRNVGRNLCYNTNTYNYAGMWTSNSVGTLVAYNEISGITGGGANDGEPFDADLGVSGDIFEYNYTHDNKRGFMLFMHGTSNVTVRYNISVNDVGDGKRLFFYDPGSHTNIKIYNNTFFITGNVAQLFYNDFNNTSNTTEFSNNIVYCTGTVAKFSQNGTSANCLFRNNCFYPQSMTSVNGPAAGTMSGSVYSDPKFVSAASGATTNFNLQSTSPCLNMGVVMGSNGGIDYYGTALPAGAPDIGFYQHPSTGTTSTLNATADAYVRDGSYATTNYGTLTYTVVKSDAVGYARKAYEKFDFSSVPASSVQAATLSLYVNGVNTAPTRTISVYTTQTESWGETSINWNNAPTDTTYVGQIVVTGVGTYALDVKNAINAQLAKSDHIVSFLLQNNGPNSSTNDITLNSREASSNQPALTVTY from the coding sequence ATGAGAAAAGCATTCATCTTATTGCCTATATTGGCAATGGCACTATTTGCATCCTGCAACAAATCCATCAACCGGGTGCCTACAGACACCGGCGCTTCAAAAGCCCTGGTAAAAGGCACTCACTCTACCGGTACAACTTATTATGTAGATCCTGCGGGCAGTGACAGTAACGACGGGCAAAGCACCGCCACCGCCTGGCAAAGCATCAGCAAAGTAAATACCCAAACTTTTTTGCCCGGCGACCAGATCCTGTTTAAAGCAGGTGGCAGCTGGAGCGGGCAGCTTTTGCCAAAAGGATCAGGCAGTTCCGGGAGCCCCATTGTTATTGATATGTACGGAACAGGTAACAAACCGGTAATTAATGGTTCTGGTGCCGATACAACCGGGGCAGTTAAATTAATAGGGCAATCTTACTGGCAAATAAAAAATTTAGAGGTTACCAATAAGCAGACAGCCGGTGGTACATCCCGGTTATATGGCATTCATATTAAAACTGCTACTTCTACCGCTTTTACCAATGTGCAAATTCTGAATTGCTTTGTGCACGATGTTAATTCTTATACTACCGAATCAAACACCACCTTGTTTAACAAAGGCACAGGAGGAATAATAGTTGGAGGGAATAACAGCGAGGTACTCATTAAAGGTTGCCACGTAAAAGATGTAACTGTAGAGGGTATCAGAAATACGGGTGGAACCTGCTCGCATATCCTCATCGACAGCAATTTGATAGAGAATGTTTATGGCGACGGCATTGTATTAAACGGGGTCAATAACAATTCGGCTATTACCAGGAACGTTGGTCGTAATTTATGCTATAACACAAACACCTACAACTACGCAGGTATGTGGACATCTAACAGCGTGGGCACCTTAGTAGCCTATAATGAGATATCAGGCATTACAGGTGGCGGTGCCAATGATGGCGAGCCCTTTGACGCGGACCTGGGCGTTAGCGGCGACATTTTTGAATACAATTATACACACGATAATAAAAGAGGCTTTATGCTGTTTATGCACGGCACCAGCAATGTAACCGTACGTTATAATATCAGTGTGAATGATGTAGGAGACGGAAAAAGATTATTTTTCTACGATCCCGGAAGTCATACCAATATTAAAATTTACAACAACACCTTTTTTATAACCGGCAATGTGGCCCAATTATTTTATAACGATTTTAACAACACCAGTAATACCACCGAATTCAGTAACAACATTGTTTATTGCACCGGTACTGTAGCCAAGTTTTCACAAAACGGAACAAGCGCTAATTGCCTTTTCCGTAACAATTGTTTTTATCCGCAATCCATGACGTCTGTTAACGGTCCGGCAGCGGGAACCATGTCGGGAAGTGTATATTCAGATCCTAAATTTGTAAGTGCTGCTTCAGGAGCTACCACCAACTTTAACCTGCAATCAACTTCGCCTTGTTTAAACATGGGAGTAGTTATGGGCAGCAATGGCGGTATTGATTATTATGGAACCGCTTTACCTGCCGGCGCGCCTGACATCGGTTTTTACCAGCATCCATCCACAGGTACCACAAGCACATTGAATGCCACAGCCGATGCTTACGTGCGCGATGGCAGTTATGCCACAACAAACTATGGCACTTTAACTTATACTGTGGTTAAATCGGATGCGGTAGGCTATGCCAGGAAAGCCTATGAAAAATTTGATTTCAGTTCTGTACCAGCCTCAAGTGTGCAGGCTGCAACGCTGAGTTTATATGTTAATGGTGTTAATACGGCCCCTACACGAACCATCTCCGTATACACCACCCAAACCGAAAGCTGGGGCGAAACATCAATCAACTGGAATAATGCACCAACAGATACAACCTATGTTGGACAAATAGTAGTAACCGGCGTAGGTACCTATGCCCTGGATGTTAAGAATGCGATTAATGCGCAGCTGGCAAAATCAGATCATATCGTCTCGTTCCTGTTGCAAAACAATGGACCAAATAGTTCAACCAATGATATCACTTTGAATAGCAGGGAGGCATCCAGCAATCAACCTGCATTGACAGTTACTTATTAG
- a CDS encoding DUF2461 domain-containing protein, translated as MKQLPQIPQSGFDFLNALKLNNNREWFNLHKAEFEKEQQHLQIFAEALLQQMNIHDVIETVSGKKSLYRIYRDTRFSTDKTPYKTHWSGSFKRATKYRRGGYYFHIEPGNSFIGGGFFGPNPQDLKLIREDIAFDPAPLRTILNAPAFISTFETLKGEQLKTTPKGFDADHEAIDLLRYKQFLLIKRFTDTEVLDPHFVEQANSTFKNMRPFLDYMSEVLSTDVNGLAFE; from the coding sequence ATGAAACAACTACCGCAGATACCGCAATCGGGCTTTGATTTTTTAAACGCGTTGAAACTGAACAACAACCGGGAGTGGTTCAACCTGCATAAAGCCGAGTTTGAAAAGGAGCAGCAACATCTGCAGATCTTTGCCGAAGCCTTGTTACAGCAAATGAATATTCATGATGTGATAGAAACTGTTTCAGGCAAAAAAAGTCTTTACCGAATTTACCGGGATACCCGTTTCTCGACCGATAAAACACCTTACAAAACACACTGGTCGGGTAGTTTTAAGCGTGCCACCAAATATCGCCGGGGCGGATATTATTTTCATATTGAACCGGGCAACAGCTTTATTGGCGGTGGATTCTTTGGGCCAAATCCGCAGGATCTGAAACTGATCAGGGAAGATATCGCCTTTGACCCTGCACCGCTCCGGACTATATTAAATGCCCCTGCTTTTATTTCGACATTTGAAACACTGAAAGGTGAGCAATTAAAGACAACTCCCAAAGGTTTTGATGCCGATCATGAAGCTATTGATCTGTTACGTTATAAACAATTCCTGCTGATTAAACGGTTTACAGATACCGAGGTTTTAGATCCGCATTTTGTGGAGCAGGCAAACAGCACATTTAAAAATATGCGCCCATTTCTGGATTATATGAGCGAAGTGCTTTCTACCGATGTGAACGGATTAGCATTTGAATAG
- a CDS encoding DUF4397 domain-containing protein gives MKTNFYIITCLFLIMNTGCKKNTITQLSQPATGAQLKYVQAIPGLPAVDEYVNGTKISPQQNVGLTDNLKPTSVITGIAYPSAFNTAVQYGGLYPGGTSVNYALVAAGNATIKIATSTPVPALVSPQTAAPNTTVASVTQSLAERGTYSLFTIGYPDKPATLFVEDKFPTADMTKIYVRFGNFIPNSPALDVTGVYTATGASAATTLTPFTSIAAGKLTDFLPIDANAIGTTGYTFQLYLAGTTTKVGAVTKAINLAPGRYYTIIANGLYADYVVGTTGITLKATARPTKPSDPNSLLPEIYYNPPGISYFTTK, from the coding sequence ATGAAAACGAACTTTTATATCATCACGTGCCTGTTTTTGATTATGAACACAGGTTGTAAAAAAAATACCATCACCCAGTTATCCCAACCGGCAACAGGTGCACAACTCAAGTATGTACAAGCTATTCCTGGGCTACCCGCTGTTGACGAATATGTGAACGGGACAAAGATAAGTCCGCAGCAAAACGTGGGGCTAACTGATAATTTAAAACCCACGTCTGTGATCACGGGCATCGCCTATCCCTCGGCGTTTAATACCGCTGTTCAATATGGCGGTCTTTATCCGGGCGGCACATCGGTTAATTACGCGTTGGTAGCTGCGGGCAATGCAACCATTAAAATTGCCACATCTACCCCGGTACCAGCTTTGGTAAGTCCGCAAACCGCGGCGCCCAATACCACTGTTGCCAGCGTAACCCAATCGCTTGCCGAAAGAGGTACTTATTCCTTGTTTACCATTGGCTATCCCGATAAACCAGCCACCCTATTTGTGGAAGATAAATTCCCCACAGCCGATATGACCAAGATCTATGTGAGGTTCGGCAACTTTATACCCAATAGTCCAGCGCTTGATGTAACCGGTGTTTATACCGCTACAGGTGCTTCTGCTGCTACTACCTTAACGCCCTTTACCAGCATAGCAGCAGGTAAACTAACCGATTTTTTACCCATAGATGCTAATGCCATAGGTACTACCGGATACACCTTCCAGCTGTACCTGGCAGGTACCACTACCAAAGTGGGCGCTGTTACCAAAGCTATTAACCTGGCACCGGGCAGGTACTATACCATTATTGCCAACGGCCTGTATGCCGATTATGTGGTTGGTACTACCGGCATTACTTTAAAAGCCACTGCCAGGCCAACCAAACCATCGGACCCCAACAGTTTGTTACCCGAAATATATTATAACCCACCGGGTATCAGTTATTTCACCACCAAGTAG
- a CDS encoding efflux RND transporter permease subunit produces MTKLLKGIIGFSLKNKYLILSLAGLLVVSGIITFIQMPIEAFPDVTNTEIDIITQWPGRSAEEVEKLVTIPIEIALNPVQKKVSLRSSTIFGLSYVKVIFDDEVKDPEARQQVMNLLNNATLPPGLNPSVQPPVAPTGEIFRYTLKSSVRDVRELKTIQDWVIDRRLRAIPGIGDINSFGGKTKTYEITVNPEKLATLNITPLDVFTAVQKTNINVGGDMIIQNNQAFAVRGIGLLNDIHEIRNIVISNNNGVPVLVKDVANVEISNLPRLGWVGRSDALIDKQGKRTVVDDTDAVEAIIVMRKGENPTEVVTALKKEVDKLNNDVLPADTKIIPYYDRTNLIDYATHTVLHNLIEGIILVTLLVSLFMFNWRTTLIVSIIIPLALLFAFICLHLMGMSANLLSLGAVDFGIIIDGAVVMVEGMFVFLDHKAVMLGMDRFNKIAKMGMIKNNGAVLGKAIFFAKLIIITGLLPIFAFQKVEGKLFSPLAYTLGFALVGALITTLTLVPVLIKLLLSKNVHEKHNPFVHHLTAFMLNGFVRSFKRKEVVVTVSLIAMAIGLFSFKFLGSEFLPELDEGAIWLRVQLPYSVSLDQSVETSKQVRQILMTFPQVKYAVSQTGRPDNGTDVAGFYNNEFDVLMYPEEDWKPKISKEELINQMNKKLAKLPGVDLNFSQPISDNVEEAVSGVKGSIVVKVYGDSLNYMESKVNDVYRILKDVKGIEDLGVLKSIGLPELDIQLDQQKMAQYGVATADANSVISMAIGGQAASTLYEGVRTFDIRIRFPEAFRKTPADIGNLLVPTQSGAKVAIKQIADISQKTGPCLIFRDENERYATLKFSVRGRDMGSTIAEAQEKVNAKVKLKRGYHMAWQGDFENQQRAQKRLAQVVPISLALIFLLLFIMFGNVKDAALVFLNVPFAIVGGILALHITGTNFSISAGIGFIALFGICIQDGVLLITIFKHNLEELKGDSVTLYTAIKLGVNSRIRPVMMTALMAAIGLFPAAISHGIGSESSRPLARVVIGGILCAMLFSLWVFPLIFGWAYRKVDPSTKNVR; encoded by the coding sequence ATGACTAAACTACTTAAGGGAATAATTGGATTCTCATTAAAAAATAAGTACCTGATACTTTCTTTGGCCGGCTTGCTGGTTGTTAGCGGGATAATCACCTTTATCCAGATGCCTATTGAAGCATTTCCGGATGTTACCAATACCGAAATAGATATTATTACCCAATGGCCTGGCCGAAGCGCTGAAGAGGTTGAAAAACTGGTTACCATCCCTATTGAAATAGCCCTTAACCCGGTGCAGAAAAAGGTAAGTCTGCGTTCCAGTACCATATTCGGGCTAAGCTATGTGAAAGTAATATTTGACGATGAGGTGAAAGACCCGGAAGCCCGGCAGCAGGTCATGAACCTGTTAAACAATGCTACATTGCCTCCTGGTCTTAATCCATCGGTGCAGCCCCCCGTTGCACCTACCGGCGAAATTTTCAGGTATACCCTCAAAAGTTCGGTACGCGATGTAAGGGAACTGAAAACCATACAGGATTGGGTAATTGACAGACGTTTGCGGGCCATTCCTGGTATTGGCGACATTAACAGCTTTGGCGGTAAAACCAAAACCTATGAAATAACGGTTAACCCCGAAAAGCTGGCTACGCTAAACATTACCCCGCTGGATGTATTTACCGCGGTTCAAAAAACCAATATCAACGTGGGCGGTGATATGATCATCCAAAACAACCAGGCATTTGCCGTGCGTGGTATAGGTTTGTTAAATGATATCCATGAGATCAGGAACATTGTTATCAGTAATAATAACGGTGTACCCGTGCTGGTAAAAGATGTAGCCAATGTAGAGATCTCCAACCTGCCTCGTCTGGGATGGGTAGGCCGGAGCGATGCCCTGATAGATAAACAAGGCAAAAGAACTGTAGTAGACGATACCGATGCGGTAGAGGCCATTATTGTAATGCGAAAAGGCGAAAACCCTACCGAGGTGGTAACTGCTTTGAAAAAAGAGGTAGATAAGCTGAACAATGATGTACTGCCTGCCGATACCAAAATTATTCCTTACTATGACCGCACCAACCTCATTGATTATGCCACGCATACGGTGTTGCATAACCTTATTGAGGGTATTATCCTGGTAACGCTGCTGGTATCGCTGTTTATGTTCAATTGGCGTACTACGCTTATTGTGTCTATCATTATTCCGCTTGCTTTATTGTTTGCCTTTATTTGTTTACACCTCATGGGCATGTCGGCCAACCTGCTTTCATTAGGCGCTGTCGACTTTGGGATCATTATAGATGGTGCGGTGGTAATGGTGGAAGGGATGTTTGTATTCCTCGACCATAAGGCGGTGATGTTGGGCATGGATCGATTTAACAAGATCGCCAAGATGGGGATGATTAAAAATAACGGTGCCGTGTTGGGTAAAGCTATTTTCTTTGCCAAGCTCATTATCATCACCGGTTTACTGCCCATTTTTGCCTTTCAAAAGGTAGAGGGCAAATTGTTTTCGCCATTGGCTTATACGCTGGGTTTTGCGCTTGTAGGCGCTTTGATCACTACATTAACCCTGGTGCCAGTTTTGATCAAATTGCTGCTCAGTAAAAACGTTCACGAAAAACATAACCCTTTTGTGCATCACCTTACCGCCTTTATGCTGAATGGCTTTGTGCGGTCGTTTAAACGGAAAGAAGTGGTGGTGACTGTGTCATTAATAGCGATGGCTATCGGGTTGTTCTCCTTTAAATTTTTAGGGAGCGAGTTTTTGCCCGAATTAGATGAGGGGGCGATATGGCTAAGGGTGCAGCTGCCTTATAGCGTATCACTTGATCAGTCGGTAGAAACCTCTAAACAGGTGCGCCAAATATTGATGACCTTTCCACAGGTTAAATATGCCGTATCGCAAACCGGCAGGCCAGATAATGGTACAGACGTAGCCGGCTTTTATAATAATGAGTTCGACGTGCTGATGTACCCGGAAGAAGATTGGAAACCGAAAATTTCCAAGGAAGAACTTATTAACCAGATGAACAAGAAGCTGGCCAAACTGCCGGGTGTCGATCTTAACTTTTCGCAGCCGATCAGTGATAACGTGGAAGAGGCTGTGTCTGGTGTAAAAGGCTCCATCGTAGTTAAAGTTTATGGCGACTCGCTAAACTATATGGAATCAAAGGTGAACGATGTGTACCGGATATTGAAAGATGTAAAAGGTATCGAGGATTTGGGCGTGCTGAAAAGTATTGGTTTGCCCGAGTTGGATATTCAACTTGATCAGCAAAAAATGGCACAGTATGGCGTAGCCACGGCCGATGCCAACTCCGTAATTTCCATGGCTATTGGCGGCCAGGCAGCATCAACTTTGTATGAAGGTGTGCGTACGTTTGATATCCGGATCCGTTTCCCCGAAGCGTTTAGGAAAACCCCTGCCGATATCGGGAACTTACTGGTGCCCACACAAAGCGGGGCTAAAGTTGCCATTAAGCAAATTGCTGATATCTCCCAAAAAACTGGTCCGTGTTTAATTTTCAGGGATGAGAATGAGCGTTATGCTACGCTCAAATTTTCGGTACGTGGCCGGGATATGGGCAGCACTATTGCCGAGGCTCAGGAAAAAGTAAATGCCAAAGTGAAATTAAAACGAGGCTATCACATGGCCTGGCAGGGCGATTTTGAAAATCAGCAACGCGCCCAGAAACGTTTGGCCCAGGTTGTTCCTATTAGTTTAGCGCTTATATTTTTACTGCTCTTTATCATGTTTGGTAATGTGAAAGATGCTGCACTGGTATTTTTAAATGTGCCCTTCGCCATTGTGGGTGGTATTCTGGCCCTGCATATTACCGGCACCAACTTCAGTATATCCGCAGGTATAGGTTTTATAGCGTTGTTCGGTATTTGTATACAGGATGGTGTGTTGTTGATCACCATATTTAAACATAACCTGGAGGAGTTAAAAGGCGATAGTGTTACTTTATATACCGCTATTAAGCTGGGTGTAAACTCCCGAATCAGACCGGTGATGATGACAGCACTGATGGCAGCTATCGGTTTGTTCCCGGCGGCTATTTCACACGGTATCGGATCCGAAAGTTCCCGTCCGCTGGCCAGGGTTGTTATCGGTGGTATATTATGCGCCATGTTGTTTAGTCTTTGGGTTTTCCCGCTCATTTTTGGCTGGGCATATCGCAAGGTCGATCCGTCTACAAAAAATGTGAGGTAG
- a CDS encoding SusD/RagB family nutrient-binding outer membrane lipoprotein: MKSFKYSLLTMLVLFSASSCKKYIDVNTNPNAPVTADASALLPPIQAGMARGVWYDSRYIGQYAQVWGSATANNIWDEEGYAPASDSNGEMWRTVYFSLGQNITLLWQDAIPKKKWDYVAVGYALRAWGWQTGGDLYDHMIVKEAFDPTRLTFDYDDGSVVYAEVVKDCQLALNYMNLAIKTDNQIVSPTLAKGDYMYYGDRSKWIKFIYAILAQNALHLSNKATFNADNVKKYADSSFVSNADNASVECKGSQSGDSNFWGPSRGNIGPYKQSDFIVRLLDGRIFTGSATQDTTLDPRIKQLISQSKDKVYRGVIGTNGDPNATDPNTLIPFLFGNGVTTYPTTAPYAQRYIYNDNSRGVLMTYGEVQFFKAEALYKKGDQAGAYAAYINGVNASLDFVSNPPQATSLTGTQKFISQAAIAAYMSGPCVKQSAAALTIADIMQQKFISLFVWGSLEAWADERRYNYDTNIFQGFSKPGTLYPDNGGKQVYVVRPRYNSEYIWNVPSLKSFGALDPDYHTKKPWFILP; this comes from the coding sequence ATGAAAAGTTTTAAATATTCCTTACTTACTATGCTTGTGCTTTTTTCGGCAAGCAGTTGTAAAAAATATATTGATGTAAATACCAACCCAAATGCACCGGTCACAGCCGATGCATCTGCCCTGCTGCCGCCTATACAAGCGGGCATGGCACGTGGTGTTTGGTACGATAGCCGTTATATAGGCCAGTATGCCCAGGTGTGGGGATCGGCCACAGCCAATAACATTTGGGACGAAGAGGGCTACGCTCCCGCGTCCGACTCTAACGGCGAAATGTGGCGTACCGTTTATTTCAGTCTGGGTCAAAACATCACCTTGTTATGGCAGGATGCTATTCCTAAAAAGAAATGGGATTATGTGGCTGTTGGCTACGCATTACGTGCCTGGGGATGGCAAACCGGCGGCGACCTGTATGACCACATGATTGTAAAAGAAGCCTTTGACCCTACACGCCTTACCTTTGATTATGATGATGGCTCCGTTGTTTACGCCGAAGTGGTGAAGGATTGCCAGCTGGCTTTAAACTACATGAACCTGGCCATTAAAACAGATAACCAGATCGTATCGCCTACGCTGGCCAAAGGCGACTATATGTATTACGGCGATCGCAGTAAATGGATCAAATTTATTTACGCCATACTGGCTCAGAACGCCCTTCACCTCAGCAACAAAGCCACCTTTAATGCCGATAACGTAAAAAAATATGCCGACAGCTCGTTTGTGAGCAATGCGGATAATGCCAGCGTGGAGTGTAAAGGCTCACAATCCGGCGATTCCAATTTCTGGGGACCATCAAGAGGCAATATCGGCCCGTACAAACAATCAGATTTTATAGTGCGTTTGTTGGATGGTCGTATTTTTACAGGATCAGCCACACAGGACACCACTTTAGATCCGCGTATTAAACAATTGATATCACAAAGCAAGGATAAAGTATACCGTGGTGTTATAGGCACCAACGGCGACCCTAACGCAACAGATCCCAATACCCTTATACCATTTTTGTTTGGCAACGGTGTAACTACTTATCCCACTACCGCACCTTACGCCCAGCGATACATTTATAATGACAACTCACGCGGCGTGTTGATGACCTATGGCGAAGTACAGTTTTTCAAAGCCGAAGCCTTATATAAAAAAGGCGATCAGGCTGGCGCTTATGCAGCCTACATCAATGGGGTTAATGCCAGTTTGGATTTTGTTAGTAATCCGCCGCAGGCTACATCACTTACCGGCACACAAAAATTCATATCCCAGGCAGCCATAGCTGCTTATATGAGCGGTCCGTGTGTTAAACAAAGTGCGGCCGCCTTAACTATTGCCGATATCATGCAGCAAAAATTCATCTCGCTGTTTGTATGGGGATCGCTGGAAGCCTGGGCCGATGAGCGTAGGTATAATTACGATACTAATATTTTCCAGGGCTTTAGTAAACCGGGTACGCTCTATCCGGATAACGGGGGCAAGCAGGTTTATGTGGTACGGCCGCGCTACAATTCAGAGTATATCTGGAACGTGCCCTCACTCAAGAGCTTTGGTGCTCTTGATCCGGATTATCACACCAAAAAACCATGGTTTATTTTACCTTAA
- a CDS encoding serine hydrolase domain-containing protein, with product MIQKIACFFLLFLILETSTHAQTFNKAKLDSFFVALNTKDQNMGSIAIAANGVLIYQNAIGYSQVNKGVKTPATIETKYRIGSISKMFTATMIFQLIDEGKLSFDTPLASYFPQLPNAGKITIREMLDHRSGLHNFTNDSLYTTYMGSPKSEAEMITIFARQKPDFEPDTKAEYSNTNFVLLGYIIEKLTGKTYAEELKKRVTSKIGLADTYYGTKANPAKNEAYSYNYSAQWTQMPETDMSIPGGAGAIVSTPADLVKFINALFAGKLISQTNLELMKTMKDNYGMAMFMIPFYDKKGFGHSGGIDGFSSLLAYFPEDKLTIAYISNGVRYSTNDVVIGALSIYFNRPFAIPEFKTITLNTTDLDKYIGKYTSTQIPLKVDITKNNTLLFAQATGQRAFPLEAQGDNKFSFAAAGITLQFDPAKKTFTLIQGGATYLFTKTD from the coding sequence ATGATTCAAAAAATAGCCTGCTTTTTTTTGCTGTTCCTTATTTTAGAAACCAGCACTCATGCACAAACTTTCAATAAAGCCAAGTTAGACAGCTTTTTTGTCGCGCTGAATACGAAAGACCAAAACATGGGCAGTATCGCTATAGCTGCTAACGGGGTATTGATCTATCAAAACGCCATCGGTTATAGTCAGGTTAATAAAGGTGTAAAAACACCAGCAACCATTGAAACAAAATACCGGATAGGCTCTATCAGTAAGATGTTTACTGCAACGATGATCTTTCAGCTGATTGATGAAGGCAAGCTTAGCTTTGACACACCTTTGGCCAGTTATTTCCCACAACTCCCGAATGCAGGGAAGATCACTATAAGAGAAATGCTTGACCACCGTAGTGGTCTTCATAACTTTACGAATGACTCGCTTTATACCACATATATGGGCAGTCCTAAGTCAGAAGCAGAAATGATCACCATCTTTGCCAGGCAAAAGCCAGATTTTGAACCGGATACAAAGGCCGAATACAGCAATACCAATTTTGTGCTACTGGGTTATATCATTGAAAAATTGACCGGTAAAACCTATGCAGAAGAATTAAAAAAACGCGTCACCTCTAAAATAGGCCTGGCAGATACTTATTACGGTACTAAAGCCAATCCGGCCAAAAATGAAGCATACTCTTACAATTATTCAGCGCAATGGACACAAATGCCCGAAACAGATATGAGTATTCCTGGCGGGGCTGGGGCTATTGTATCCACGCCGGCTGATCTGGTTAAATTTATAAATGCACTTTTTGCGGGCAAACTAATTAGCCAAACTAATTTAGAATTGATGAAAACGATGAAGGACAACTACGGTATGGCCATGTTCATGATTCCGTTTTATGATAAAAAAGGTTTTGGACATTCCGGCGGCATCGACGGATTTTCCAGTTTGCTTGCTTACTTTCCGGAGGATAAACTGACTATAGCCTATATTTCCAATGGTGTTAGGTATTCGACCAATGATGTTGTTATAGGTGCATTAAGTATTTATTTTAACCGACCGTTTGCAATCCCTGAGTTTAAAACGATTACACTAAATACAACCGACCTTGATAAATATATTGGTAAGTATACCAGTACCCAAATACCGCTAAAGGTTGACATCACAAAAAACAACACTTTGCTGTTTGCACAAGCCACTGGACAGAGGGCATTTCCACTGGAAGCTCAAGGAGATAATAAATTTTCTTTTGCTGCTGCTGGTATTACTTTGCAATTTGATCCAGCTAAAAAAACTTTCACTTTAATCCAGGGAGGAGCTACCTATCTATTCACTAAAACGGATTAA